The nucleotide sequence GCTGGATTGGATGGTCTCTTGCTCCAGATCAACTTCACCTTTGTCAGCTGTAGGGGGAAAGAGCCACATAGATCAGCCTCAGGAGCAATGCACCAAGACCCACAGGCTGACCCCCAGAAGTCAGAAGAATGGGTCTTTTAAGTCTGAGGCTTTCAAAAATGGGAACCCACCAGGGCTGAGTTTAAAAACAGCCACACACCTGCTCCTAGATAACCCAAGTGTTATGAAAAAGCTAATGGTGCAACCCTCATTTATTATGATAATTTGTCTAATTTCTCCCATTTGGCATAGTTTCATTGCACCATTCCTACTAGTTTTCCCTAAGTGGCCAAGAAAAGCTGGTTTGGTTTAAACTTGCCCGTGGTCGTCCTGTTTGCACGCAAAACACCAAAATGATAGCTAGTGCGTTTGCCCATGACCCTATTCTACATTTCAAGTTCAACTTCCAGCTTGATCTCCACATCCAGTTTTGGAGGAAGATGCTACACGCTTCAGCATTGAGAAATGAAATCAGGCATGTATATTTATGACAGTCTCTGCATTTGAAATTTGAATGGCTGCTCACCTATTTTCAATAATTTGTTGCTGAGGGAAAGATGCAGGTAATAATGCAATATCTGAGGTGAGGCGTCTCAAATACTGCTTTATTGGTTCCCGTTTGTTAAGTCATGGCACGAGGCAAGAAAACATGGTAGGCGCTGAAAATCTGCAAACAACCACTAAAAATCTTAACAGAGATGCCTCTTCTGGTTGTTGAAATTTTAACAGGTGTTGCCCACTGGCTTTTAAGAACATATTTGCAGTTATAAGAAGGGCCATAgatcagcggtagagcatctgctttgcaaacagaagatCCCAGATTGAATCTTCAGCATCTCTAAGCAGAGCGGGGAGAAAACCCTGACTTAAATCCCAGAGAGCCACCGCTAGGCAGTGTGGGCAGTACTGAGTTTGAtggacaaggcagcttcctgttcctTTTAAGTGCTCAAAATGTGTGCCATTTATAAATACAAGACGTAGGATCCTACGAAGCTGTCTTGTACCAAGCTACGCCCTTGCTCCATCTAgtacaggggttggcaaggtttaccttgcctgggttGGTTCACTCCACTGTAGATCCCTCCGTGGGTGGGATTGCGTGTGCCCACTCACGCGTGCCtgcaatttccggcgtctgcgcagacacgatttccggttATTAGCAACAGAGATTCCACATCATCAAACTGCAAGACCTGGTACACATGACTTAATTCTCttaagggatggtgggagttgtagtcccgtaacatatggagggccacaggttccctatcgcTGACAAAAACTAGGGCAACATTAAATCATTTTCAATTGGAATGCATAACAGCAATCCTGGAAAGTGATTGGAGCAGAAATGAGGAcactgtgaccctccaaatgttgctgaactatagttctgtcatcatccttgacctttgGGCATTGCTGgcttggagtccaaaaacatctggaggaccacaggttcgcCACTGAATTAGAGTCTCTGACTAGGGGAGTGGCCAGTCCTGGATTCAAATGTGCACTCGGTTATGAAGCTTGCAGGACGgctttggaaaccaagccttatgaggaatggttgaaggagctgggtacgtttagcctggaaaagaggagactgagaggagatatgatagccatcttcagataaaTCAAGAGCTGTcagatggaagagggaacaagcttgttttctcctgctctggagggtaggactcgatccactggcttcaagttacaagaaaagagattccaactaaacatatggaaaaactttatgacagtatgtttgacagtggaacgggaggttatggactctccttccttagaggtttttaagcagaggtcggatggccacctgtcatggatgctttggctgagattcctgtattgcagggggttggactagatgatctaaggggtcccttccagctctgcaagcctatgattctataatctatttgcctaacctacctcacagggttgctgtgcagataaaaggaggaggaggaagaagaacctTGTATGCTCCCCTGAGCTCCTTCGAggaggaaaaaggtaaaggacccctgacagttaagtccagtcgtgaatgactctggggttgcggcgctcatctcgctttactggccgaggggagccgacgtttgtccgcagaagtttttccgggtcatgtggccagcatgactgagccgcttctggcgaaaccagagcagcgcacggaaacgccgtttaccttcctgccagagcgatacctatttatctacttgcactttgacgttctttcgaactgctaggttggcaggagttgggaccgaacatCAGGAGCTCattccattgcagggattcgaaccgctgaccttccgatcggcaaaccctaggctcagtggtttagaccagggcGTCATAAAAATgttgtaataacaataataggaTTCACACAAGAATGTGCAACTGGGCCAAGCATCTCACCTACGTAGACTCTCCGTACAATCCCACCATCATCTGAGTTGTGGATCTCCACACGACCTGGGTCTTCACACTCCATCTCAAAGAGCTTTTTCCCCCCTCCAAGCCAGAATGTTACTGCTATGGGGGGAATGAGAGAGTTGAAATCAGAGGAAATATCAAGCATTTCTGGAGTTGGTAACAGATGTTCACAAACAAGCACTACTGGGTGAAAGGGAACATAATTGTCTACAGCCATGCTGGTACAGCGAGGCCTATCTAGTTGTGCTAATTTATGACCTCCACTTGGGAAGACTTAACCTCTACAGCGAAAAGTGCCAAGGCTTCACAAAATTGCACACTCTGATCTAAAAGCCCTGCCCTGTAAATCCCACCCTGCTCAGCGGTGAccaaaatgcactctgcacacgTTAAGCAACACTCTTTTTATAGTGCCTCAACACATTTCAGAGTTTGAGCCCCAACCTTGAAAATACATTCCAGGGGTGTTCCCAAATCAAGCTATGCCTTGACCATAGAGTACAGAGCAAGAGCACTCCAGTTACCAGTGATTTGAATCTCATCCTTTCACTGGGAACATGAGAACACCTCCTATATCGCAAGATGGGCAATCAGCTACTTTGTTCTGAAAGTGGTGTAgaccaaggatggagaacctgtgtccctccacagatgttagattccaactcccaccagcccaagcCGATATAGCcaacagggaagatgggaattgtagcgcaGGGCCCCGAAACAGGGTTCAGTGCTACCAGCCCAGCATTTCCTGAAAAGATAACAGGGGAAGACCAGTATACAACTTAAAACCTTAATTGCTGTTCCACTTTTATTATTTAACAAGGGAGGAACCAAAAGGAACCATTCAAATAAAATACCAGATAAATTGCACCCATCATTCAtcagcccatctagctcaatgctgtttacactggttggcagcagctctacaaAGTTTTAGGCAGacttctctcccaaccctacctgcaaGATGCACACAAAACAGGTGCTCTGCTATGATGTCAAGGCTTCATCCCCTAAGCGGCAGAAGCCTGTTATGCTGATCCAGCAGCGCTCCTCTTTAAGTTTCACCCAGTATTgcctgccctgactggcagcagctctccaggctctGAAACAGAGGAGGTCTCCCCCCAACACCTGCTTCTTCCCCCTCGCCCACTTCTCTTTTAATTGTCCCAGATTGAAGCAGGAACCTTGTGCACACAAGAGCATATGCTCTCCCGCTGAGTTATGCTCCTGCCCCGTATGCATGCAGCCTCCCAACAAAATGTGCTTCAGAGTTATTGCTCTATCCGTAGGCAACTTTAGCCGCTGGATCAATTGATTAAGACCAATTGCGTTTGGCAGGATTCACTGCCAAGAAactgcatgggattgcagccatATAATCAAACTACTGGCGAGCATATTCCTTTTCTAAAAAATGTTGCCAACTGTAAGCCTCCCACAATACGAATCCAGTCAACCAGAAGAACATCAGGGGAGTGAGGATGAGGGCAAAAGAATGATGAGAAGAAGAATAGGAAGAAGAAGTTTGTAGCTTGTTGCACATGGGGACCTAgtaacaataaaaatgaaaatcagGCCACTAATGCCTAACCATCATTATAACAACAACATATTACAGAGGAACGGCCATGTAAGCTGCTTGCACACACGAAAACAAATACAAAGACCAATCACGTGGCTGTTATgctcatgccacaataaatctgttagccaCAATACTTAAGAGATTTAAATAGTGTCTTCTAAAGTTAAAAACCAGCGAACAGCACCTTCCAGTGCCCCCAAAGCCACACCCCCGATTTTGCACTGCTTAGGAAGATAAAAGACTCATCCCTAGGGCCGCGTTACTCAGCCCCGGAAACCCCTAACTTGATGCCCCGCAGCGATGCCTCCCTGCATCCCCGGAGTCGCAACTTTGAAAATGACAGGTTTCTCTCCCGCCCGAGGTGGCCATCTTGGGATCGAGCAATGTCATTGGGGGCAGCGGGCGAGCAAGcaggtggtggagggggggggacagccgGCGGCCAGCCGCACCCCGAAATCCTGCAGATCTGAGCCGTGATGCCACATCCCCGGAGAGAGGGAACCATTTCGAGATTGCACCGACGTGAGAacgacagagagagggagggagggagggagacgggAGCAatgggaagaacaaggaaacTCTCACCAAGGGTGGCAAGCAGGGAAGAAATCTGATCAATAATAAGCATGCAAAGTCTtttgcaaagtaaaaaaaaaaggggggcgcAATGCTGCCCACTCGGGATGCGGTTTGCAGAGGAAGGGAGGTCGTGCCTAGCGATGCTCCCCTTCCCTGCTTGCAAATCTTGCCAATTCCGCTTGCAAATGCAATGATTTCCCCCTCCCGGTATCTCCCACCCCCGCAGATCCCTCGGTTCAAACTCACTTGCCCTGGGAAGATGAAGGAAGCAAGGTAACCcgttctgatttatttttattttttccaaacaTCACCCCCACCACAGGCAAGAGAAAGGAGGCTGAGCCACAGCAGCGATTGCACTAAAGCTCAACTCTCGGCTCAGCTCAGGGGGCTGCTGGGAACAGGAAGGTCCCAGTTTGATTTAATCCCCTATTCCACCTCCTCTCCGCTGCTGTATTTCCTGGTGATCGCTAGGAAGAGGGAGGTATTGCTAGCTCTATGGTTaagaggtggggaggagggggggtctTGTTCTAGTAAATCAGCACGCTTTCTTGAAAAGGAAAGTGCAATGTCTATATATGCACCCTGAGGGGTGAAAGATGCCGTCAGAAAAGTAGGtgggcgagtttcttctccgttAGGGACGGGGAGGTCAGCAGCTGGCTGAGAGCTGTTTGCCAAACGGCACCCTTTTCTTTGGCGAGGCACCCAGAAGGTGCctgcagaagaccctcagagtagggccagggccggcccacccatgtgGCAAGATCTTGATGTGGATAATtattcagctgagattcctgcatcattgcagggggttggactagatgacccttggcatcccttccaactctacaattctattattccatttTTGTTCTTCTTATTCCCTAGCGGGGAGGTGGGGcatgtgtgccattttgtggttcgcctcaggtgccaagatATATTGGGTAGGGTTTGGGGGTACTTAAGCCCAAGGCCCTTAAGCAAAGGAGGGCtggcttagaagaagaagaagaagagtttggatttgatatcccgcttttcactacccgaaggagtctcaaagcggctaacattctcctttcccttcctcccccacaacaaacactctgtggggtgagtggggctgagagacttcagagaagtgtgactggcccaaggtcacccagcagctgcatgtggaggagtggagacacgaacccggttccccagataacgagtctaccgctcttaaccactacaccacactggcttacccTGCCATACGCTGAATAAACTAAAGATAGTGTCACATTTGTGGTCTGAAGAGGGGGGCCCTGTAAGTCCAGGATTTAAAATATTGTAAGGGTGCCACTGACAGGatgtagggcttgccgatcagaaggtcggcggttcgaatccctgcgacggggtgagctcccattgctcggtccctgctcctgccaacctagcagttcaaaagcatgtcaaagtgcaagtagataaataggtaccgctccggcgggaaggtaaatggcgtttctgtgtgctttggtttccatcaaggtgttccattgtgccagaagcggtttagtcatgctggccacatgacccggaagttgtatgccggctccctcaaccaataaagcgagatgagcgctgcaaccccagagtcatccgcaactggaccgaatggtcaggggtccttttacctttaccttgaaggGTGCCACTGACAGAATGTGCGTACCAAAGCATCCCGGATCATATCAAAGAAAGTCTCGTAAATTTCAGTGGAAGCAGTGTGAGGGATGTTGTGGTACTCTGCATTAATTCCTCCAGAGTAAACACCACCTATTAATATACCTGCCAAGGGGTGGAAGTTGACTAAGTTTTCTACACAAGTAGGTCCACTGGATTTAATGAAGATGatagaggctgtgtacacactgctGTTTACTCTAGCTCCTGTGTGCTTCCAATGCTGGTGTTTGAAGCATGACGTCTGCCATAATCCGTATGTCTTAAATGTACCTAATTTAAGGGTGGAAATGCTTCAAGGGAAGTGCTACGGACTTGGTTTGCAgatcacactaagccaaaccatgactcaGCATGAATGCACAAGCATGTGGGCTCCTAAGGAAGAGATCCCGGACACTTTGTTGCTCCCTGGTTGTTCTGCCATTGGGATGAGCTAAACTAAGCTTAGTATGTAGTCTGAACCCAGGCATGTGGGTTAGTtctcccaaacaaaccacaaaccatAGGACAAGCTTTGGCTACAGCTCTTGGTTTGTCTGAAGAGAACCAAACCATGAGCTcaggtttggatgacacactaagccaagcCGCAGCACAGCTCAACACAACAGCTGAGCAACCAGAAGTAGAGCGAAGTTACctaaaacaataccccccaaaAATTATATATGCGACCACGGCCGCTTGAATGCtatttgcccaaagatggaaagaagaaaatgtcCCGACTAAAGAGGAATAGCGACAGAAACTACtgaattatgcagaaatggctaaacttaacagaagaataagaaatcaagatgacaaagtttttaataaagaatggaaaccgtttattgaatatttacaagaCTATTGTAAACAGATTAAGACATCAGGATTAATGTTAAAATGTGCAGTGATATAAAACatatattgaatatatgggataaataataaataggcttaatttggaaatgcagtaaaaatattataaacataaggaaccgcagaaagagggggaggggagtcgaAATATGACACATGCAGTAAGTTGCTTTTTAAtagattttgcttttgtttgttgtaaaatgaaaattataatttatttatcctTAAGGAGCAAATAGGCTACCATCTCTTTTGGATCCTGGATGCATTTGGCTTGTCTTAGCGCAGCATGAGAACCAGGCCACTGAGTCCCAAAATATAGAAGCCTCACGTGCTTTTGAGCCCATATACAACCAAACTATAGCCAAAACTTGGAATGTGAGTGATTTTTCAAAGTTTGGTTTCAAAACCTGACTTGGAAGTATATTTAAAGCCTAACTTTTCAGCATTGCTGATGAACTTCAAGGTGGCCGTAGTGAAGTGTTTCTGAAACCCAAGTTTTTCTTAAACCCGTCAACAGTGCAATTCCTTGCATGCCTTCTTAAAccttaagttccattgagtttggtgtgtataggattgcatcccAAAACCTGTGCAGGAGAGCAACGGGTGGGAAAATTAAACTGGAAGGATCAACTTTAACTTTCTTTTTGCAGGTAAATCCGAGTTCAGAAAATGTGCACGAGAAcattccctacaaaaacctgttTCAGTTTTACATATCGGCCTGCTCTTTTACACAGTATGGGGTTTGGCTTTGTaggtcaccccccaccccaaatgctaAGCTACGTGCAGTTTCTGGTGCCTCCTGAGCTGCGACTTGTGCCGGAAACCCTCCCTGCACTCCTCGCAGGTATAAGGCCTCTCGTCTGTATGGGTGCGCCGGTGACGGATGAGGTTCGAGCTCACGCTGAATCGCTTCCCGCACTCCAGGCACGCGtaaggcttctctcccgtgtgggtccTCTGGTGCTGGATGAGGGCAGAGCTCTCGCTGAAGCGCTTGCTGCAGTCCCTGCATTGgtagggcttctctcctgtgtgtatCCTCTGGTGGGTCAGCAGGTTGGAGTTCTGGCTGAAGCCTTTGCCGCAGTCAGCACAggtgtagggcttctcccctgtgtgagtgaTCTGGTGCCTGACGAGGTCCGAACTGCGGCTGAAGCCCTTGCCACACTCATTGCAGATGGTGAGCCTCGCAAGGGGTCTTTGCAAGGCCAGGAGGTCTTTCAGCCTTTCAATGCCTTCCTTGCACTGGGACGATACACCAAACGTCCCCCTAAAGGCTGTGTTtttcctccgctgcctccctgGATCACTATGGCTCTGGCAGTCTCTTTCCTGACTGCCACTGTCCGAATTTCTCCCCTGGGAGTGTTCCTCTGCCCCCCGGGGATCTGTTCTTGTGGGTTCTTTCTGGGTAAGGCTGTCTTCCTTCTTTCTGCTCTCCATTATTTTGTATCCTAGAAAGAGAATTCAACTATCAGCAGAATATATCTAAGTGGAGtaggaaagctgggggggggggaataattcacACCTGACAACCAATGCTCCCCTTTGATTTCTGATAGTACATaggtagacgagtctaaaaagcccaggacacaaatttccaTAGCCCTCTAATGTCTATGGtgactcatttaccagaagtaatgtatttagtgttaactctggaagctTTTGAATGTGAAAGGCATTGTTTTCTAATTCTAAGAGATACCAAACTGGGGCACCTCGATTCTATTTGCAATACAGCACTTGACATGCAGTGGTGTTTCAGCATTACATAATACTCAAGAGGTGGTACACCACAGGATTAATATTTGACACTGTTGCTGCAACAgcaaattaatattattattatttctgaaggcagccctgtttagggaagtttttaatgtgtgacattttaatgtacttttaatctttgttggaagccgcccagagtggttgaggaaacccagacagatgggcagggtacaaatattattattattattattattattattattattattattattattagtgtacaCACCCAGGAACAGGGAACTCTGTCCCAAATGCAGAGTGGTCAAGTGAGACTGAATTGGCACTCTCCTTGCCACCAGCAGCTCTTTGAAAACATTCTATGTGTGCTAAAGTGGTGTACTAGAGTCCAACAGGAGGATTTGTGTTATTAATAATATTCAGTCTAGAGTTATGTGTGAGTCCAACCCCAGGTCTGGCTTTTCAGCCACACCCAGCACCATTTGTCTGTTGCGTTCCTCCTGTTAGAGCAGGACAAAAGTCTATCCAGGGAACAAAGACAGTTACTGATTGTTCTGGTTGTCACAAATTATGATATTGTGATGTGAGGTAGGGGTGTATAAAAAAATAGGGGATTGCACAACAAGCAGAAAAACACAAATGAAAACTcgatttcaaaatattttcaaattcAGCCTTGATTCTATTTTCAATAAAGACTAACCTGCCGGCTTGACCCCCTCCAAATACCCTCTGGACAAGGGCATGTTGAGTTACAATCTGGGTGCTTGTCGAACCCACCATAGCAAAAGCAGTTAGCCCCCACCCCTGGCACCTGTAAAATGGTAAGAATAAAGCTACCTTGCAGAGATAGGGAATTAGGTGCTTTGCACTTCATTGTACAGCGATGAAATTAAACACCCACGCCCACAACATGAAAGGAAAAacatcaaacccccccccccccagtcttgacACTCCAGGAGTGTGACTTGATTCAGAGCTTAGTGAAACGATGAGATTTGGGAGTGGGCTGCTGCAACAGCttcagaatttttttgtttttatactgttaACTGAAATGCGTTTTGTTACAATGATTGCAAATGCGGCACTCATACCCTGTTACTGACAAGAGTCCATCTATCCAATAAAGCACATCTGCTCAAAAACAGAGTTTCCTTCCGGCAGGCAGAGTCCGGACCTAGTTGCTGCTGCTAAAGCAAATCGTCCTCCTCCACGCTTCCCCATCTTGCATCTACTCACCGCTGCTTTAGGCGCGGAAGAGATTTTGGTTTTGGCTGCTGCATGTACCGAGAGATGAGAATTCACTGCAGGCACCATAGGGTGGAGATTGAGAAACCCAGAGCCAGATTTTGCTCAGCTCCACCAACATTTAAGGTGGATTCTGGGAAAAAGAAAGTCCATTCTCCATCCAGCCCCAGCCTCCACCTCCGATCCCCCGCCTGGCTTTGCTTGAGAATCCCTAGGAGGCGACAGGTGTGGTTGCATTCGCTGCTCCTTTCATCCTTGCCTTCCCCTTTGAGCGTCTGGCTAGCTGGCTTTGCTCCTCTCCGGCTGGAGGAGCGTGTCTGGGATGAGGGGGCTGTCTTTTGTTCAGAGACAGCAGAGGTCGGATTCAGCCAGTGGCATCCTCAGTGATGCCCTTGTTTTATTTGCACAATGCCTCCCCTTAAGTTATCCACCCAAGCATGAAGATACATTCTTCCAAGTCTAACTTTACCACCTGTAGACTGCAATGAACCCTATTAAGCGATGATAATTATGATGCCATTTTAAGCGAAACCTCCAGGCATGGAATTCCCAGACGGTGGGAACAGAATTCCCCAAAAATACGATTAAGCTGTTTATGTATGTAACGACAGCAGCTAGGATTCCTTATGCACAAAGCTGGAAGGAAGAAGTTCCCACCAAAGAAGAACGGATAAGTAAAGGGATGGACCATGGAGGGTTGGCAAAGCTTAACAGCAAAAATAAGAGAGCCTAATGATTgatttgtggaagaatggaagccccCTTTGGAATATTTAAATGGAAGCCCCTTTTggaatatttaaagaaatattatagtaaGATCATGGGCGTaattaggattattattttttgagaagTCACGGGTAAAAATACCACCCCAAAAGGGGGACAGGCTTTGGCTGGggtgggcagaacctcagttagttgaGTACTTTcgatgctgcccccccccccgctatgcccATGAGTGTGATGAATTtccgagcaggatttgaactatgagcaacagacaGGCTTAGAGATTATTGTGTCGtggttatgagagagagagagagagagagagagagagagagagagagagagagagagagagagagaagacagaagaCAGGGTGCAGCAAGGGGGAGAAATTAAAGACACCATGGAAAACGGGAGGCGAGGTCAATAAAACCAAAGAGAAAATTATTATGTATTGGAATGTATTTTtggatttatatatataattttaaaaaaggaattaaaataaaaacgGAATTCccagatgttgccagccttcacgtcACGTTTGCAGACCTCTTTGTACTGTAGAGCCGAACAAAATTGCGCACGGGGCCTGAAACGCTgctttgcctcttcctcctcccctcccgtGCCGAAAATTTAGCCAGGCCGAGAAAAAGCCCCCGTGGAGGGAAGAAAGAACCCAGCCTTTGACAGAAGCTGCTAAGCGGTGTATCCCTGGAACTCCCTTCGCCGGGGAAAGAGTACTTTTTCGGAGAGCTGCGAGAGGATTGACAGGTAGAGGAAGGAGTAGGGTGGGGTTTAACCTGAGACCCTCGGCAATGATTGGAGGAGAATGGTGAGGAGGGCGGGGCCCGCTGAGACGGAGCGGAAAGAGCGTCTGCCTGAGGGGTTTCGTCTTCTTTTTTGACCGCTTCCAGGTTACCGGGGTCAGCGGCGCTTGAGCTTCCGGGGGCGCTACTGGAGGGCGCGCGGGCCGGGGTCGACGCCGGGTCGGTGAGTGAGgctggggcggcggcggcggcaggggccGGGCAGGCCTCCCCCTGCGGTGCGGGGTCCGCTCTGTCTGGCCTCCGCGGGCGGCGGAGGCGGCACCGCCGGGGAGGGGCGCTTATGGGGCTGGTGGTGAGCGAGAGACGACCCCTGGGACCCTCGCATGGGTTGGGCTTGACGGTGCGACAGcccccagcaccaccacctctgggcggcctctgtgGGCTTCAGCTCGCCTCCTTCCCAACTCCTTCCCATGCCCAAAACACGCCTCACTGTCtgccacaacaacaacagaaatcccGCCAAGCTTCCTGTGTTGTGCATACAGAGATTTAGGTGGCTGTAGAGAAAGAGGGGTATTCAAAGGGTACATGGGCGTAGGCAAGGAGGGCAGCTCCCCcccatcaaataataataataaaaatacttaatttaaaaattgtagaaagattttggacaggtttttctgagcacttgcagtcaaaagaaagtaatgtaAATTAACCGTTGTTGTGAGAgttcattccaaatctgctagacagagccagacagaggatgatgacaggtggtggtcctgcccccgccccccaacataTATCCCGGCTACGCCCATGAAAATGTATATCCTTATATGTGAAGTTACATAGGGAGTCTGCGTGTGAGGCGAAGGTATGTGGCGATTACGCAGCTTGCATTGAAATGCAAAAGGTAACGCAGAGGCAGTGCTTCTTAATTCAAAACCACAAGAGAGTCTTGTTGCCTCTTAAACATTTATGATGACATGCTTTGTTTGTGTGGTCTAGAGCCCATGTCATCAGGTGCGTGAAGTGTTAGCCCAGGTTAGCTGGCGTAGGCGCTTGGGTGTAAGCAGTGAAGCGTGGGGGAAGCAAAATGCAAGAATGCAAACTGACAATTATGCAGTTTGCATAATTGGATATGTGTAAGGCACAGTGGTAGTCACAAAGAAGTGTTTGATGAGAACACAAACATTCGGCCGTTTGTAACCTATTTAACATCTGGAATAGGATAAAATAAGACGTGTCACAGAGACACACTGGTCCTCAAAGCTATTCTTCAGGTGGCATGTTAAGTTTGCTGCTGAAGAGTTCTGGGAAACTGAATTCTTGCTCATTACTTTGTGATTTTTCAGTTGGTCTTAACTGAAAGGTGTTAATTAATCCTACTGCTATTTTTGAATTGTTTTCTAATTAACCAACAGAGCTAACTGGCACCTCAGTCAGCTTACACTAAGGCTATTGGAAGAAGTTTTATGTAGTAATATTTCAAATGGTGTCTAATGCACCCCTTGCATCAGGTCAATAGTGAAGCATACATGTTTCCTGTTTTAGTAGAAGTGCATCTTGGTAGGAGCTGTGATACATGGCATGCTTGTAATGTGTGACAGGGAAGGGATGCATCATGCATTGTGAC is from Lacerta agilis isolate rLacAgi1 chromosome 2, rLacAgi1.pri, whole genome shotgun sequence and encodes:
- the LOC117043026 gene encoding zinc finger protein 853-like, coding for MPLSRGYLEGVKPAGYKIMESRKKEDSLTQKEPTRTDPRGAEEHSQGRNSDSGSQERDCQSHSDPGRQRRKNTAFRGTFGVSSQCKEGIERLKDLLALQRPLARLTICNECGKGFSRSSDLVRHQITHTGEKPYTCADCGKGFSQNSNLLTHQRIHTGEKPYQCRDCSKRFSESSALIQHQRTHTGEKPYACLECGKRFSVSSNLIRHRRTHTDERPYTCEECREGFRHKSQLRRHQKLHVA